A genomic region of Polynucleobacter necessarius contains the following coding sequences:
- a CDS encoding FeoA family protein: MKLDQVDLGSLYRVSEVNAPKGAPQIKGQLEDIGFLPGEQVTVLRKGLLGKGPYMVRVGASTFALRKFEACMISVEALSHV; the protein is encoded by the coding sequence ATGAAATTAGACCAGGTTGATCTCGGCAGCCTTTATCGCGTTAGCGAAGTAAATGCGCCAAAAGGCGCCCCTCAAATTAAGGGGCAGCTGGAGGATATTGGCTTTTTGCCAGGCGAGCAGGTAACTGTCCTGCGTAAGGGATTATTGGGTAAAGGTCCATACATGGTTCGTGTTGGCGCTTCAACTTTTGCTTTGCGCAAATTTGAGGCATGCATGATTTCTGTTGAAGCTTTGTCGCATGTCTGA
- the feoB gene encoding ferrous iron transporter B, with the protein MSESKVHFFSNEPIVALLGNPNCGKTALFNLLTGSRQKVANYSGVTVDRKEGRLALESGKNIRILDLPGAYSLYPRSLDERVTCNVLLGRAEGEKRPDLVICVLSAINLRRNLRLVLAAKRLGLPCVVVLNMLDIAQRQGLQIDTAALSNELGLPVLTSIGIQANGADGIKKFLSGLDWRNLQGLQTGTSDATLENAASHIAHTESDNVQVQRILQNLKLDRIIPDQLSDRLDAVLLHPVFGPIILVALLFCIFQAVFSWATVPMDLIKTAVEYLGAQIAEFLPNNWVRSLFINGILAGLGGVVIFLPQILILFFFILLLEESGYLPRAAYLLDRVMGSVGLSGRSFIPLLSSFACAIPGIMATRSISNARDRMVTILIAPMMTCSARLPVYALLISAFIPEQKLWAGIDLQGLVLFLLYLAGILGAMAVAWILKRFTSEQFGMNALMMELPSYHLPRLGNLAISLWQRAEIFLRRVGGIILIMTIALWALSSFPFPPEGATGSPIQYSFAGMMGQALAHIFSPIGFNWQISIALVPGMAAREVVVSSLATVYALSSSSVDAADALIPLISSGWPLATALSLLAWFVFAPQCLSTIAAVKRETGGWKIPIIMLSYLFGLAYIAAFITYQIASALGLA; encoded by the coding sequence ATGTCTGAATCTAAAGTCCATTTTTTCTCAAACGAGCCTATCGTTGCTTTATTGGGTAATCCCAATTGCGGAAAAACGGCCTTATTTAATTTACTTACCGGTAGTCGTCAGAAGGTGGCCAACTATTCTGGTGTCACTGTCGATAGAAAAGAAGGGCGCCTCGCTCTGGAGTCTGGAAAAAATATTCGCATTCTTGATTTACCTGGTGCCTATAGTCTTTATCCAAGATCACTCGATGAGCGTGTGACTTGCAATGTATTGCTGGGCAGAGCAGAGGGCGAGAAGCGTCCTGATTTGGTGATTTGTGTATTAAGCGCTATTAACTTACGTCGCAACTTACGTCTGGTATTGGCAGCCAAGCGCCTAGGGTTGCCTTGTGTAGTGGTGTTGAATATGCTCGATATTGCCCAGCGCCAAGGCTTGCAGATTGATACTGCTGCTTTATCGAATGAGCTGGGCTTACCGGTGCTCACTAGCATTGGAATTCAAGCTAATGGGGCAGATGGGATTAAGAAGTTTCTATCAGGGCTAGATTGGCGTAACTTACAGGGATTACAGACTGGTACCAGTGATGCCACTTTGGAGAATGCAGCTTCGCATATTGCGCATACTGAATCTGATAACGTTCAAGTACAAAGAATTTTGCAAAACCTCAAACTGGATCGGATTATTCCTGATCAATTGAGTGATCGCTTAGATGCGGTGTTGTTGCATCCGGTCTTTGGCCCCATCATTTTGGTGGCTCTACTCTTTTGCATATTCCAGGCAGTATTTAGTTGGGCGACTGTACCCATGGATCTGATTAAGACTGCGGTTGAATATCTGGGTGCGCAAATTGCTGAATTCCTGCCAAATAATTGGGTACGCAGTTTATTTATCAATGGCATTTTGGCCGGGCTAGGTGGGGTGGTAATTTTCCTGCCGCAAATTTTGATTCTGTTCTTTTTCATTTTGTTGCTTGAGGAATCAGGCTATCTCCCAAGGGCTGCCTATTTGCTCGATAGAGTGATGGGCTCCGTTGGTCTGTCTGGCAGATCATTCATTCCGTTGCTGTCTAGTTTTGCTTGTGCGATCCCCGGCATCATGGCAACCAGAAGCATCTCCAATGCTAGAGATCGCATGGTGACCATCTTGATTGCGCCAATGATGACTTGCTCTGCGCGTTTGCCTGTGTACGCCCTGTTAATCTCTGCATTTATTCCTGAGCAAAAGCTTTGGGCTGGTATTGATTTGCAAGGCCTAGTTCTGTTCTTGTTATACCTAGCGGGCATCTTGGGGGCTATGGCGGTGGCGTGGATTCTGAAGCGCTTCACCAGCGAGCAGTTTGGGATGAATGCGCTCATGATGGAGCTACCTAGTTACCATTTGCCGCGCTTAGGTAATTTAGCTATTAGCCTGTGGCAGCGCGCTGAAATCTTCTTGCGTCGCGTCGGCGGAATCATCCTGATCATGACAATTGCCTTATGGGCGCTGTCTAGCTTTCCATTTCCTCCTGAGGGTGCTACCGGATCGCCGATTCAGTACAGTTTTGCGGGGATGATGGGGCAGGCCTTGGCACATATCTTCTCGCCGATTGGATTTAATTGGCAAATTAGTATTGCCTTGGTGCCTGGTATGGCTGCTCGCGAAGTGGTGGTGAGCTCATTGGCAACTGTCTATGCACTATCTAGTTCTAGTGTAGATGCTGCTGATGCACTTATTCCTCTGATTTCTAGTGGCTGGCCATTGGCAACAGCACTTTCTTTATTGGCTTGGTTTGTATTTGCGCCTCAGTGCCTATCAACCATTGCTGCAGTGAAGCGCGAAACTGGGGGCTGGAAAATTCCGATCATTATGCTCAGTTACTTATTTGGCCTGGCATATATCGCTGCCTTTATTACCTATCAGATTGCTAGCGCACTAGGCCTGGCTTAA
- a CDS encoding c-type cytochrome — protein MTCNPLFFVLSCLIGVSASNLAMAQSGEGTYKQVCANCHGAGVLNAPKFGDKAKWAPLIAEGQVTLTAHAYFGVRAMPPKGGNPNLSIEGFSDALVYMVNNSGGNWKSPDAKTIAAINKEIEVRKAGSSRQ, from the coding sequence ATGACTTGCAACCCCCTTTTCTTTGTACTGTCCTGTTTGATTGGTGTTTCAGCCTCAAATTTGGCGATGGCTCAGTCAGGTGAGGGCACTTATAAGCAAGTCTGCGCCAATTGCCATGGCGCGGGCGTACTAAATGCCCCTAAGTTCGGTGATAAAGCTAAATGGGCACCATTGATTGCCGAAGGCCAGGTCACATTGACTGCCCATGCTTATTTTGGCGTGCGTGCGATGCCTCCAAAAGGCGGCAATCCCAATTTGAGCATCGAAGGATTTTCTGATGCACTGGTTTATATGGTGAATAACTCTGGCGGTAACTGGAAATCACCGGATGCAAAAACGATTGCAGCAATCAATAAAGAAATTGAAGTGCGTAAAGCAGGATCTAGCAGGCAGTAA
- a CDS encoding Bug family tripartite tricarboxylate transporter substrate binding protein, producing MRLNLTKGFGLLLCASLVSSPLLAQTSSAAIKSYPDKPIKLVIPYPPGGATDVIGRIMAQELSKTLNQQVIPDNRAGDIGNIGADMVAKSTPDGYTLLMGALSLHAINANLDKDKIKYNLEKDFAPVDVVGVVSLVFVVNPSVPVKNMKEFIAYAKANPGKLTFASSGAGAPQRLAMEMFRFQLGLDLLHVPYKGSGPAMTDLVGGQMLAMSETVPAALQFIQAGQLRPLAVTTAKRISQLPDVPTVTEATGLPNFDVVSMFGILAPAGTPKPIIDKLSTDIKLILQRPDLQERMLAAGVYVNYLSPASESPANSVCGAKLLRTPILRRTNRSIDAKCA from the coding sequence ATGAGACTAAATCTAACTAAGGGCTTCGGCCTACTCCTATGCGCCAGCTTGGTAAGCAGCCCCCTGCTTGCACAAACCAGCAGCGCTGCAATTAAAAGCTATCCAGATAAACCAATTAAATTAGTTATTCCTTACCCGCCAGGTGGAGCGACTGATGTGATTGGCCGCATCATGGCTCAAGAGCTTTCGAAAACACTGAACCAACAGGTAATTCCTGATAACCGCGCAGGCGATATCGGCAATATCGGCGCAGACATGGTTGCCAAGTCAACGCCCGATGGTTACACCTTATTAATGGGTGCCCTAAGCTTACATGCCATTAACGCCAATCTTGATAAAGACAAGATCAAGTACAACCTTGAAAAAGACTTCGCTCCTGTCGATGTGGTGGGTGTAGTGTCGCTTGTATTTGTTGTGAACCCGTCTGTCCCCGTGAAGAATATGAAAGAGTTCATTGCTTATGCAAAAGCCAATCCAGGAAAGCTGACTTTTGCATCTTCTGGTGCTGGAGCACCTCAACGTCTTGCGATGGAAATGTTTAGGTTCCAGCTCGGATTAGATTTATTGCATGTACCTTACAAGGGCAGCGGCCCTGCTATGACTGACTTAGTTGGTGGCCAGATGCTGGCTATGTCCGAGACCGTCCCTGCGGCCTTGCAATTTATTCAAGCAGGCCAATTGAGACCCTTAGCGGTTACTACAGCCAAACGCATCAGCCAATTGCCAGATGTACCCACAGTTACTGAGGCTACTGGCTTGCCGAACTTTGATGTAGTAAGCATGTTTGGCATTTTGGCGCCAGCAGGAACGCCTAAACCCATTATTGATAAGTTGAGCACTGATATCAAGTTAATCTTGCAACGCCCGGATCTTCAAGAGCGCATGCTTGCTGCCGGTGTTTATGTGAACTACCTATCTCCAGCAAGCGAATCTCCCGCGAACTCAGTATGTGGAGCAAAGTTGTTAAGGACGCCAATATTAAGGCGGACTAATAGATCAATCGATGCTAAGTGCGCTTAG
- a CDS encoding SemiSWEET transporter has product MTLEPHHIEIVGYCAAFLTTVAFLPQAIQSWRAKDLSGISPLGMYSLFTTGVGLWLVYGLIIEKWPLILANALTFALALSILLLKLRHTSKHQK; this is encoded by the coding sequence ATGACCCTAGAGCCTCACCATATTGAAATCGTTGGATATTGCGCTGCATTCTTAACGACTGTGGCCTTTTTGCCTCAGGCAATCCAGTCTTGGCGCGCCAAAGACCTCTCTGGAATTTCCCCCCTGGGGATGTATTCCTTATTTACGACTGGGGTGGGTTTATGGCTGGTCTATGGCCTGATTATTGAGAAGTGGCCTCTCATCCTGGCGAATGCACTAACTTTTGCTTTGGCCCTTAGCATCTTATTGTTGAAATTGCGTCATACTTCTAAACATCAGAAATAA
- a CDS encoding fumarylacetoacetate hydrolase family protein, translating into MSSAFVIDPPAVISLPVTGDSRRFAVNRIYCVGRNYADHAREMGHDPDREPPFFFMKPANSIVTDGKDMHFPSLSNDVHHEIEMVVAIGKGGANISADKALDHVYGYGVGLDMTRRDLQGEAKKMGRPWDTGKAFDQSAPCGEITPASKCGHPAKGSVKLLVNGEVRQEGDLNQLIWNVPDTIAYLSTLFTLEPGDLIFSGTPAGVGPVKKGDVLEGSVAGLPSLKTKII; encoded by the coding sequence ATGAGTTCAGCTTTCGTGATTGATCCGCCAGCAGTTATTTCATTGCCCGTGACTGGCGACTCACGTCGCTTTGCAGTCAATCGCATTTACTGCGTTGGCCGCAATTATGCCGATCATGCACGCGAGATGGGCCATGATCCAGATCGTGAGCCACCTTTCTTTTTTATGAAACCAGCAAACTCTATCGTGACCGACGGTAAAGATATGCATTTTCCTAGTCTGTCGAATGATGTCCATCATGAAATTGAAATGGTCGTCGCAATTGGTAAGGGCGGCGCAAATATTTCTGCAGATAAAGCCTTAGATCATGTCTATGGATACGGCGTTGGTTTGGATATGACAAGACGCGATCTTCAGGGCGAGGCCAAGAAGATGGGGCGCCCTTGGGATACAGGCAAAGCATTTGACCAATCTGCTCCGTGCGGAGAAATTACTCCGGCTAGCAAATGCGGCCATCCTGCCAAAGGTAGCGTAAAGCTCCTAGTGAATGGCGAAGTGCGCCAAGAAGGCGATCTGAATCAATTGATTTGGAATGTGCCTGACACCATTGCTTATCTTTCCACCTTGTTCACTTTAGAGCCAGGGGATTTAATTTTCTCTGGAACGCCTGCTGGGGTTGGTCCGGTTAAGAAGGGTGACGTACTAGAGGGAAGCGTAGCAGGCCTTCCAAGCTTGAAGACAAAAATTATTTAA
- a CDS encoding alpha/beta fold hydrolase has product MVLLFHGKNFSSDYWAPAIAGLTQAGYRVIAPDQIGFGKSSKPDDVAYHFDDLAANTKALLASLKIQKVSAIANSMGGMVGVRFARLYHPQTVQKLVLENPLGLEDYSKDIPPQKNDDLLKLEMAQTETSYRRFLQSYFPNWQPSYEKFVEVYVRVQKGPDYHPAYAKTSLSVDLSDDRGKTSSQ; this is encoded by the coding sequence GTGGTGCTGCTATTTCATGGAAAAAACTTTTCCAGTGATTATTGGGCTCCCGCAATTGCTGGTTTAACTCAAGCTGGTTATCGCGTCATTGCGCCAGATCAAATTGGTTTTGGTAAGTCATCTAAGCCGGATGATGTTGCTTATCACTTTGATGATTTGGCGGCTAATACCAAAGCTTTATTAGCATCACTCAAAATTCAAAAGGTATCTGCCATTGCTAATTCCATGGGTGGGATGGTTGGGGTACGCTTTGCCCGTCTTTATCATCCGCAAACGGTCCAAAAGCTGGTGCTTGAAAACCCGCTTGGTCTTGAGGATTACTCCAAAGATATTCCTCCGCAGAAAAATGATGATTTACTGAAATTAGAGATGGCTCAAACAGAAACGAGTTATCGCCGTTTCTTACAAAGTTACTTCCCAAACTGGCAGCCAAGTTATGAAAAGTTTGTCGAGGTTTACGTGCGAGTGCAAAAGGGGCCTGACTACCACCCAGCTTATGCCAAAACCTCACTCAGTGTTGACCTATCAGATGATCGCGGAAAAACCAGTAGTCAATGA
- a CDS encoding alpha/beta fold hydrolase, translated as MIAEKPVVNDLPQLKMPVLLVIGQKDRTVFGRRFAPPEAVKSLGNFPELGKKAQAAIPNAQLVPIENVGHAPHVEVPDVFVKTVVQFLNAKN; from the coding sequence ATGATCGCGGAAAAACCAGTAGTCAATGATTTGCCGCAATTGAAGATGCCGGTATTGTTGGTGATAGGGCAGAAGGATCGGACGGTATTTGGTCGTCGCTTCGCGCCGCCGGAAGCCGTTAAGTCTCTAGGCAACTTCCCGGAATTAGGGAAAAAGGCCCAGGCGGCGATTCCTAATGCTCAGTTAGTGCCAATTGAAAACGTGGGTCATGCGCCTCACGTAGAGGTGCCTGATGTATTTGTTAAAACAGTGGTGCAGTTTTTAAACGCTAAAAACTAA
- a CDS encoding DUF5993 family protein has protein sequence MYMFLPFLTAFIGLILVWFEKRIAGVAVLAITVAILAAWFRFHATSHLNISL, from the coding sequence ATGTACATGTTCCTGCCTTTTCTGACAGCCTTTATCGGACTCATTTTGGTCTGGTTTGAAAAACGTATTGCAGGTGTAGCAGTTTTAGCAATTACTGTTGCCATCTTGGCAGCTTGGTTCCGCTTTCATGCAACCAGTCATCTCAACATCAGTCTGTAA
- a CDS encoding disulfide bond formation protein B, whose amino-acid sequence MSKYAFPSLAALGNQLALLAVIGILSYAFVDQIYFGELPCPLCLMQRVGFVIIGFALVLNIRCGEHYAHYGWGILGGLVGMMVSLRQVFLHILPGDKGFGATFLELHFYTWAFVGYMGLLAGQAAILLMLPNRNVRSRSWFANALVIVFILLVLGNLVSTLLECGIGPCADDPVKYEGWL is encoded by the coding sequence GTGAGCAAGTACGCCTTTCCATCACTCGCCGCACTTGGTAACCAGTTAGCATTATTAGCGGTTATTGGGATACTTTCATACGCATTCGTAGACCAGATTTATTTTGGTGAGCTGCCTTGTCCTTTGTGTCTAATGCAGCGGGTTGGTTTTGTCATCATCGGTTTTGCTTTGGTGCTCAATATTCGTTGTGGCGAACATTACGCTCACTATGGCTGGGGTATTCTTGGCGGCTTAGTGGGAATGATGGTTTCCCTGCGCCAAGTTTTTCTTCATATCCTGCCAGGCGATAAAGGATTTGGCGCTACTTTTCTAGAGTTGCATTTTTACACCTGGGCGTTTGTGGGTTATATGGGTCTTCTGGCTGGACAGGCGGCCATTCTTTTAATGCTCCCAAATCGGAACGTACGTTCACGCTCTTGGTTTGCAAACGCGCTGGTTATTGTGTTTATCTTGTTGGTGTTAGGTAACCTGGTTTCTACTTTGCTCGAGTGTGGCATTGGCCCTTGCGCTGATGATCCAGTGAAATATGAGGGCTGGCTTTAG
- a CDS encoding Bug family tripartite tricarboxylate transporter substrate binding protein: MRYPRALNTFLILFALSLYSLGAHAQGSKAKASWPKQAIRIVVTFTPGGAPDILARVLAESWQQSLGVPVLVENRPGYGGNIGADLVAKSEPDGYTLLIGTVGIHAINNSLYDKMSFDPAKDFIPISFLASTPNVLIVNKQLGVINWHELIELAKAKPNQLTFGSSGVGTSLHMSGELFKEMAGIQIRHIPYKGRAQSLPDLVSGRISMLFDNLSSSLPLIKAGEVHALGVTTLKRSPAAPEIPTLAEQGLPGFEAVSWFSLMAPARLPVNIQNRLNQLVRQTLSNPDVKSRLLAGGLEPAPGKP; the protein is encoded by the coding sequence ATGCGATACCCCCGAGCTCTAAACACTTTTCTCATCCTTTTCGCGCTCTCGCTGTATTCCCTGGGTGCTCATGCGCAAGGCTCAAAAGCAAAAGCCAGTTGGCCAAAGCAGGCTATTCGCATAGTGGTGACTTTTACGCCTGGAGGCGCCCCAGATATTCTGGCACGCGTTTTAGCGGAGAGTTGGCAGCAAAGTTTGGGTGTGCCTGTGCTGGTTGAGAATCGCCCTGGTTATGGCGGCAATATTGGCGCTGATCTGGTTGCTAAAAGCGAGCCCGATGGCTACACATTACTCATTGGCACTGTCGGTATTCATGCGATTAATAACTCGCTCTACGACAAGATGTCTTTTGATCCAGCGAAAGATTTCATCCCGATTAGTTTTTTGGCTAGCACTCCCAATGTATTAATTGTGAATAAACAATTAGGTGTGATTAATTGGCATGAGCTGATCGAGCTAGCTAAAGCTAAGCCCAACCAATTGACCTTTGGCTCTTCTGGTGTCGGCACCTCATTGCACATGTCGGGCGAGTTATTTAAAGAAATGGCAGGAATACAAATACGTCATATTCCTTACAAAGGCCGCGCTCAGTCTTTGCCGGACTTGGTAAGCGGTCGTATCTCCATGCTTTTTGACAACCTGTCATCTTCTTTGCCATTAATCAAAGCGGGGGAGGTGCATGCTTTAGGGGTGACTACTTTAAAGCGCTCGCCAGCAGCTCCAGAAATTCCGACCTTGGCCGAACAAGGCTTGCCTGGTTTTGAAGCTGTTTCCTGGTTTTCTTTAATGGCCCCTGCACGCTTGCCTGTGAATATCCAAAATCGCTTAAATCAACTAGTGCGTCAAACATTAAGCAATCCTGATGTCAAAAGCCGGCTCTTGGCAGGCGGTCTAGAGCCCGCCCCTGGCAAGCCCTAA
- a CDS encoding COG3014 family protein, protein MNDAKEQFKNGDLQNTAAAIQTAFKDKNTLYYLELGEVQRLQGPTQIPNSTQNLLAADQLVSRWEITTSDKVRRSFSGASSYVLSEGVSSEYDPKPYEVTLLSQTLALNHLSQGRWDDAMVEAKKMAQREKLIEELIQSKVAAVLKTEQEQQNNQTTRGATSRIQEINGYPINLLDDEETRSLKNSYQNPAAYYLSGFIHESQGEASLAAPGYRLAIELRPQVSFFKTSIAKLDSNIANQKKSFADALIVIDTGYMPKITPYQISQTFNIGGNSKLATLTFPVIEKSTERYKPTLVQLGDRAANPELVANIDAMARKNLHDEMPGYVLRASSRALVSLAAQYAADQAAQQAARRNNQNNQNNGTAAIVGAIAGLITGYGLQAINVTDTRHWSTLPAQTYMARMGMPIGPTVLKYTLPSGATLSQTVNLVGGYNVIYIRMFRNRATVLTSNDPAALPAKVMTPTLQAPATQAVPTAVGVSPLPAVIQPKPQEGAFEGLKKLWGGLQEPKLDEGAANGGNANPCQYCNTDIEPCINPC, encoded by the coding sequence ATGAACGACGCCAAGGAGCAGTTCAAAAACGGCGATCTACAAAATACTGCCGCCGCCATCCAAACGGCATTTAAAGATAAAAATACGCTTTACTACCTTGAGTTAGGCGAGGTCCAAAGGCTGCAGGGACCTACTCAGATTCCCAATAGCACCCAAAATTTGTTAGCCGCAGATCAATTAGTGAGTCGCTGGGAAATCACTACTAGCGATAAAGTGAGGCGTTCTTTTTCTGGAGCAAGTTCTTATGTGCTCTCTGAAGGTGTCAGTAGTGAATACGATCCTAAGCCGTACGAAGTGACGCTGTTAAGTCAAACACTTGCGCTCAATCACTTATCTCAGGGGCGGTGGGATGACGCTATGGTTGAGGCCAAAAAAATGGCGCAACGTGAAAAGTTGATTGAAGAACTTATTCAAAGCAAAGTTGCTGCAGTTTTGAAAACAGAGCAAGAGCAACAAAATAATCAAACAACGCGTGGTGCCACGAGTCGTATTCAGGAGATTAATGGCTACCCCATTAACTTATTGGATGACGAAGAAACGCGTAGCCTCAAGAATTCATATCAAAACCCAGCTGCCTATTATCTATCGGGTTTCATACATGAGTCCCAAGGGGAGGCTAGTCTTGCAGCACCGGGCTATCGTTTGGCAATTGAATTGCGCCCCCAAGTCAGCTTTTTCAAAACTAGTATTGCTAAGCTCGATTCTAATATTGCGAATCAGAAAAAAAGTTTTGCTGATGCCTTAATCGTTATTGATACGGGCTACATGCCAAAAATTACGCCTTATCAAATTAGCCAAACATTCAATATTGGCGGCAATTCAAAATTAGCTACCTTAACCTTCCCTGTCATTGAAAAGTCCACCGAGCGCTACAAGCCAACTCTCGTACAGTTGGGTGATCGAGCTGCCAACCCTGAGTTGGTTGCCAATATTGATGCTATGGCTAGAAAGAATTTGCATGATGAGATGCCGGGATATGTTTTAAGAGCCTCATCCAGGGCTTTAGTTTCTCTGGCTGCTCAATACGCCGCAGACCAGGCTGCCCAACAAGCAGCCCGAAGAAATAACCAAAACAATCAAAACAATGGCACCGCTGCGATTGTTGGAGCAATTGCTGGGCTAATCACTGGTTATGGTTTACAGGCAATCAATGTGACAGACACGCGTCATTGGTCAACCTTACCTGCGCAAACGTATATGGCCAGAATGGGCATGCCAATTGGCCCAACCGTACTCAAATACACCTTGCCTTCAGGGGCAACACTGAGCCAAACAGTCAACCTAGTTGGTGGCTATAACGTTATTTACATACGTATGTTTAGAAATAGAGCAACTGTTCTCACATCAAATGACCCGGCAGCATTGCCTGCAAAGGTAATGACTCCGACTCTTCAGGCTCCAGCTACTCAAGCAGTCCCTACTGCTGTAGGGGTGTCTCCGTTGCCTGCAGTCATTCAGCCAAAGCCGCAGGAAGGCGCATTTGAAGGTTTGAAAAAACTTTGGGGCGGACTTCAGGAGCCCAAGTTAGACGAAGGGGCTGCTAATGGTGGCAACGCCAACCCCTGCCAATATTGTAATACCGATATCGAGCCCTGCATCAACCCCTGCTAG
- a CDS encoding YcfL family protein — translation MKKYLLTVLAALMLAACGSTPSMKDMTVRMGDTDNSIQVTDMRSIERNGVLTAQVTIQNDSRSNLVSYRFKWLGKNGVSVTDEEAWKPVTVGKGQSTVIMGIAPTPDATDFRFELNQYK, via the coding sequence ATGAAAAAATATCTCCTCACCGTATTGGCAGCGTTAATGCTGGCAGCGTGCGGCTCCACTCCTTCCATGAAGGATATGACTGTTCGCATGGGCGATACCGATAATAGCATTCAAGTTACCGATATGCGCAGCATCGAGCGTAACGGCGTTCTGACCGCTCAAGTAACCATCCAAAACGACAGTAGATCCAATTTAGTTTCTTATCGTTTTAAGTGGCTCGGCAAAAATGGCGTGTCCGTGACGGATGAAGAGGCTTGGAAGCCGGTGACTGTGGGTAAGGGACAGTCGACCGTTATTATGGGCATTGCTCCAACGCCCGATGCCACTGACTTTCGTTTCGAATTAAATCAATATAAGTAA
- the lpoB gene encoding penicillin-binding protein activator LpoB produces the protein MNAINKTIHLSALLLSVALLVACSGPQVRYGDTKTVETVNANYGSTDLQMIAEAMTRSLLQSKAISGSKDAPIVTLADVKNKTSEYIDIRVITDKIRTQLMKSGQVRFAVSVSEMQNQTDELKRQNQSGLYKNSTIAKTGNMQGAQYRIEGSIASIVKTNKDVKDVYYVFNLNLINNESGLLEWADEKEIRKTATR, from the coding sequence ATGAACGCAATTAATAAAACCATTCATTTATCCGCTCTCTTATTATCCGTCGCGTTACTTGTCGCTTGCTCTGGCCCACAGGTGCGTTATGGCGATACAAAAACGGTAGAGACAGTAAATGCAAACTATGGATCAACCGATCTGCAAATGATCGCTGAGGCAATGACAAGATCATTGCTGCAATCAAAAGCAATCTCTGGCAGTAAAGATGCGCCGATTGTGACCTTGGCAGATGTGAAGAACAAGACTTCTGAATATATCGATATACGAGTGATCACCGATAAAATCCGTACTCAGCTCATGAAGAGTGGACAGGTGCGTTTTGCGGTGAGCGTGTCTGAGATGCAGAATCAGACTGACGAGCTCAAACGTCAGAACCAATCAGGGTTGTACAAGAACAGCACGATTGCTAAAACTGGCAATATGCAGGGCGCTCAATATCGCATTGAAGGCTCTATTGCATCTATCGTAAAGACCAATAAGGACGTTAAGGATGTCTATTATGTCTTTAACTTAAATCTCATTAATAACGAATCTGGTTTGCTTGAATGGGCAGACGAAAAAGAGATTCGTAAGACGGCTACTCGCTAA